The Mobula hypostoma unplaced genomic scaffold, sMobHyp1.1 scaffold_36, whole genome shotgun sequence genome window below encodes:
- the LOC134341686 gene encoding zinc finger protein 229-like, translating into MAHQQVHTGERPFTCSDCGKGFTRSSKLLAHQSVHTGEWPFTCLECGKGFSFSSNLKVHQRVHTGERPFTCSDCGKGFTRSSYLQSHQRVHTGEKPFTCSDCGKRFTRSSYLQSHQRVHTGERPFTCSDCGKGFTCSSNLKVHQRVHTGERPFTCSDCGKGFTCSSQLQSHQQFHTGERPFTCSDCGKRFTRSSYLQSHQRVHTGEGLFTCSDCGKEFTQSSHLQRHQRVHTGEKPFTCSECGKGFTRSYELKLHQRVHTGERPFTCLDCGKGFTRSSHVQSHQRVHTVERPFTCSDCGKGFTESSSLQRHQSVHTVERPFTCSDCGKRFTSSSHLLRHQQIHIGKRPFNCSDCGKGFTQASHLLTHQSVHTGERPFTCSVCGKRFSRSSSLQRHQSVHTGSRPFTCSDIGKRFSQSSPPNVHH; encoded by the coding sequence atggctcaccagcaagttcacactggggagcgaccattcacctgctcggactgtgggaaaggattcactcggtcatccaaactactggcacaccagtcagttcacacaggggagtggccattcacctgcttagaATGCGGGAAGGGATTCTCTTTCTCATCtaatctgaaggtacatcagcgagttcacactggagagaggccgttcacctgctcagactgtgggaagggattcactcggtcatcctacctacagagtcaccagcgagttcacactggggagaagccgttcacctgctcagactgtgggaagagattcactcggtcatcctacctacagagtcatcagcgagttcacactggagagaggccgttcacctgctcagactgtgggaagggattcacttgctcatctaatctgaaggtacatcagcgagttcacactggagagaggccgttcacctgctcagactgtgggaagggattcacttgctcatcccagCTACAGAGTCACCAGCAatttcacacaggggagaggccattcacctgctcagactgtgggaagagattcactcggtcatcctacctacagagtcatcagcgagttcacaccggagaggggctgttcacctgctcagactgtgggaaggaattcactcagtcatcccacctacagagacaccagcgagttcacactggggagaagccgttcacctgctcagaatgtgggaagggattcactcggtcatatgaactgaagttacatcagcgagttcacactggggagaggccgttcacctgcttagactgtgggaagggattcactcggtcatcccacgtacagagtcatcagcgagttcacactgtggagaggccgttcacctgctcagactgtgggaagggattcactgagtcatccagcctacagagacaccagtcagttcacactgtggagaggccattcacctgctctgactgtgggaagagattcacttcgtcatctcacctactgagacaccagCAAATTCACATTGGGAAGAGGCCGTTCaactgctcagactgtggaaagggattcactcaggcatctcacctactgacacaccagtcagttcacactggggagaggccgttcacctgctcagtctgtgggaagagattctctcggtcatccagcctacagagacaccagtcagttcacactgggtcgaggccgttcacctgctcagacattgggaagagattctctcagTCATCTCCACCAAATGTGCATCATTGA